Proteins from a single region of Verrucomicrobiia bacterium:
- a CDS encoding BatA and WFA domain-containing protein: MSFHHPAVLWLLALPIVWGFWQWVRRGQPVVLPFDHGRQRDGRPLRGLVNLMQTLPALLLAVAVLVLAGPRRPAPPENERILNNIIICLDMSGSMSMRFGSSTRFESAVASARQFCEYRQGDAFGLTVFGNEYLHWFPPTKELSAIRNALPFIEPARRLPWFGGTMIAKALDGCEQHLVRTKEGDRAIILITDGGSADFFGGRDRQIAQELADAKIRVFTILIGGATGFGIDGIYTIAAVTQGKVFLADEPGTLTSVFHEIDRMQKAKFKQVTSDWVDYYQPLALAGLVIAGLWGLGLLGLRYTPW, encoded by the coding sequence ATGAGCTTTCATCATCCCGCGGTGCTGTGGTTGCTGGCCCTGCCCATTGTCTGGGGTTTCTGGCAGTGGGTGCGCCGCGGACAGCCGGTCGTGCTGCCGTTTGACCATGGCCGTCAGCGCGACGGCCGGCCCCTGCGCGGGCTGGTGAATCTCATGCAAACGCTGCCCGCGCTCCTGCTTGCCGTGGCCGTGCTTGTGCTGGCCGGCCCCCGTCGCCCGGCGCCCCCCGAGAACGAACGCATCCTGAACAACATCATCATCTGTCTCGACATGTCCGGCTCAATGTCGATGCGCTTCGGCAGCTCCACGCGTTTCGAGTCAGCCGTCGCGTCCGCGCGGCAGTTCTGCGAATACCGCCAGGGAGACGCCTTCGGGCTGACCGTGTTCGGCAACGAATATCTGCACTGGTTCCCGCCGACCAAGGAGCTTTCCGCAATCCGCAATGCGCTGCCGTTCATCGAACCGGCGCGCCGTTTGCCGTGGTTCGGCGGCACCATGATCGCCAAGGCGCTCGACGGCTGTGAACAGCACCTCGTGCGCACCAAGGAAGGGGACCGTGCCATCATTCTGATCACCGACGGCGGCAGCGCGGATTTCTTCGGCGGCCGCGACCGGCAGATTGCCCAGGAACTTGCCGACGCGAAAATTCGTGTGTTCACCATTTTGATCGGCGGCGCCACCGGGTTCGGGATCGACGGCATTTACACGATTGCCGCCGTCACGCAGGGCAAGGTGTTTCTGGCCGATGAGCCGGGCACGTTGACGTCCGTGTTCCACGAAATTGACCGGATGCAAAAGGCAAAGTTCAAGCAGGTCACCTCCGACTGGGTGGATTATTATCAACCGCTGGCCCTGGCCGGGCTCGTCATCGCCGGCTTGTGGGGGCTGGGTCTGCTCGGGCTGCGTTACACGCCATGGTGA
- a CDS encoding DUF58 domain-containing protein, whose product MRHSAQLTHDPLDARQFELAVRRLADALSYGQESSPFLGAGIEYVQSRLYQPGDPVKFIDWRVTGRTGRFHVKEYEAPRQMPVYLLVDTSASMCITSQHLSKYAWAVQLAGGLALAALDHMNPVGLLGVGERELHQTPTLARNAVMQWMHQLRHYRFVEGTTLGRRVRELIPRIEQRCLFIVLSDLHDPDAIPAIRLMAQDHDCMVLHLEDPAERGQTGGGIFRAVEAETGRAFVAHGRSRWFAEDATHALSRDGVDYLPLQTDRPILPRLRHFMKSRGGTRRMG is encoded by the coding sequence ATGCGCCACTCCGCCCAACTCACGCACGACCCGCTTGACGCGCGCCAGTTCGAACTGGCCGTGCGGCGGCTCGCGGACGCATTGAGCTACGGGCAGGAGAGCTCGCCGTTCCTCGGCGCGGGCATCGAATATGTCCAGTCCCGGCTCTACCAGCCCGGTGATCCCGTGAAGTTCATCGACTGGCGCGTCACCGGGCGGACCGGCCGCTTTCACGTCAAGGAATATGAAGCGCCGCGCCAGATGCCGGTCTATCTGCTCGTGGACACGTCCGCGTCGATGTGCATCACTTCGCAACACCTGAGCAAATACGCCTGGGCCGTGCAACTGGCCGGCGGACTCGCGCTGGCCGCGCTGGACCACATGAACCCCGTCGGCCTGCTGGGCGTGGGCGAACGCGAACTGCACCAGACGCCGACCCTCGCGCGCAACGCCGTCATGCAATGGATGCACCAGCTCCGGCATTACCGTTTTGTCGAGGGCACAACGCTGGGCCGGCGGGTGCGTGAATTGATTCCGCGGATCGAGCAACGCTGCCTGTTCATCGTGTTGAGCGACCTGCACGATCCCGATGCCATCCCCGCCATCCGGCTCATGGCGCAGGATCATGATTGCATGGTTCTGCACCTCGAAGATCCCGCGGAGCGCGGTCAAACCGGCGGCGGCATCTTCCGGGCGGTGGAGGCGGAAACCGGCCGGGCCTTCGTAGCGCACGGACGCAGCCGCTGGTTCGCCGAGGACGCAACGCACGCCTTGTCGCGCGACGGCGTGGATTACCTACCGCTGCAAACCGACCGGCCGATTCTGCCGCGGCTCCGGCATTTCATGAAATCCCGCGGCGGCACGAGGAGGATGGGATGA